The following coding sequences lie in one Rutidosis leptorrhynchoides isolate AG116_Rl617_1_P2 chromosome 4, CSIRO_AGI_Rlap_v1, whole genome shotgun sequence genomic window:
- the LOC139839772 gene encoding aldehyde dehydrogenase family 7 member B4 gives MSFAKEYEFLTEIGIKPRNEGSFVNGAWKGTGTVVSSVNPANNKPIAEVVEASLIEYEDGMQACYDASKIWMQVPAPKRGEIVRQIGDALRAKLDYLGRLLSLEMGKILPEGIGEVQEVIDMCDFAVGLSRQLNGSVIPSERPNHMMLEMWNPLGVVGVITAFNFPCAVLGWNACIALVCGNCVVWKGAPTTPLITIATTKLVAEVLEKNNLPAAIFTSFCGGAEIGQAIAKDTRIPLVSFTGSSKVGLSVQQTVSQRFGKCLLELSGNNALIVMDDADIKLAVRSVLFAAVGTAGQRCTTCRRLLVHEKVYDSVVEQLLEAYKQVKIGDPLEKGTLLGPLHTQASRENFEKGIKVIKSQGGKILTGGSVIESEGNFVQPTIVEISPSADVVKEELFGPVLYVLKFKTFEEAVAINNSVPQGLSSSIFTRSPELIFKWIGPQGSDCGIVNANIPTNGAEIGGAFGGEKGTGGGREAGSDSWKQYMRRSTCTINYGSELPLAQGINFG, from the exons ATGAGTTTTGCTAAAGAGTACGAGTTTTTGACGGAGATTGGAATCAAGCCGCGAAACGAAGGTAGTTTTGTTAACGGTGCTTGGAAAGGAACTGGTACTGTTGTTTCTTCTGTTAATCCTGCTAACAATAAG CCCATTGCTGAAGTCGTGGAAGCTTCTTTAATAGAGTATGAAGATGGAATGCAGGCTTGTTATGACGCCTCAAAGATCTGGATGCAA GTTCCTGCACCAAAGCGAGGCGAGATTGTTAGACAGATTGGTGATGCACTGAGAGCGAAACTTGACTACCTTGGTCGGCTTTTATCGCTTGAGATGGGAAAAATTCTTCCTGAAGGAATTGGAGAAGTTCAA GAAGTTATTGATATGTGCGACTTTGCAGTGGGCTTAAGCCGACAACTAAATGGATCAGTTATACCTTCTGAAC GTCCAAATCATATGATGCTCGAG ATGTGGAATCCTCTCGGCGTAGTTGGTGTCATTACAGCCTTCAATTTCCCTTGTGCTGTTCTTG GATGGAATGCGTGCATTGCTTTAGTTTGCGGAAACTGTGTTGTTTG GAAAGGTGCTCCAACCACACCTTTAATAACAATAGCAACGACCAAACTAGTTGCAGAAGTGCTTGAAAAGAACAATTTACCCGCTGCAATCTTCACCTCATTTTGTGGGGGTGCAGAAATTGGTCAAGCTATAGCAAAAGATACACGCATACCCTTGGTTTCCTTCACTGGAAGTTCAAAG GTTGGTCTTTCAGTTCAACAAACAGTAAGCCAGAGGTTCGGTAAATGCCTGCTTGAATTGAGTGGAAATAATGCTTTAATAGTCATGGATGATGCCGACATCAAACTTGCTGTTCGTTCTGTCTTGTTTGCCGCTGTTGGTACCGCTGGCCAGCGCTGCACAACATGTCGTAGACTG CTTGTTCATGAAAAGGTTTATGATTCTGTGGTTGAACAACTACTTGAAGCGTACAAACAAGTTAAAATCGGGGATCCATTGGAGAAAGGTACGCTGCTTGGACCATTGCACACTCAAGCTTCAAGAGAGAATTTCGAGAAGGGAATTAAAGTTATCAAGTCTCAG GGTGGTAAAATCCTCACAGGTGGTTCAGTTATAGAATCTGAAGGAAACTTTGTGCAGCCCACAATAGTAGAAATTTCACCAAGTGCCGACGTAGTGAAGGAAGAACTCTTTGGTCCTGTTCTGTATGTCCTAAAGTTCAAG ACTTTTGAAGAAGCTGTTGCAATAAACAACTCGGTCCCTCAAGGATTGTCTAGTTCCATATTTACTCGTTCACCTGAACTTATTTTCAAATGGATCGG ACCTCAAGGTAGTGATTGCGGTATTGTTAATGCAAATATACCAACCAATGGGGCTGAAATTGGTGGTGCTTTTGGTGGGGAGAAGGGTACTGGGGGCGGTCGTGAAGCAGGGAGCGACTCCTGGAAACAGTATATGAGACGCTCAACTTG TACAATCAACTATGGGAGCGAATTACCACTTGCACAGGGGATCAACTTTGGCTAG